DNA sequence from the Pseudomonas tritici genome:
TTCCCAGGTGCCTTTCCAGTTGGCCCAGTCATCGGGCATGCCGACGCTGTTGACGGCGCCTTCCGCTTTCGCGGCGGCTTCCAGAGTTTTTAGATCGGTATCAGCGGCCATGGCGGCGGTGCACATGGCAATGGTCGAGCCTAACAGTGATGCCAGGAAAAGCTGTTTCATCCGAAGCTCCTTTGGGCGTTTTCAACGCGGCGGTTTTTTCTACGGTGTTGTTGGTCTAGGTCAGAGCAATACCTGAGCCAATCTAGACGCGATGGATGACAGTTTCATGTCGATGTCGTTTTCAAAGCGCCGATGTCGCAGCGCGCAGGCTTAGCGTAGACCATGCCCAAGTGCCCGCTGCGGTTGGACTTGGCCGATGTATTGCAGGGTGTGCTGTGCGGGATCGACGCGGACTGTCATCTGTCGGTCATCTGTAATGCCTAGGCTGGCACGCAGCAGCGCAAGCCCAATTACGGAGCGGTTTGTGCACCTGATCGGTGCTGGTCTAGTCCAGATAGGTAACGTTGATGCGTGATGAGGCAATCAAGGCGGTGACATCCATCGGCCTGGCGCTGCAAGAGCAGATCGACCACGGCCTGCTGCCGCCTGCAAGCAAACTGCCCGCCGAACGCAAGCTCAGCGAGTTGTTTGGTACCACTCGGATTACCGTGCGGGAAGCCTTGTTACAACTGGAGGCCCAAGGGCAGATCTATCGCGAGGAACGTCGCGGCTGGTTTGTCTCGCCGCCACGGCTGGCCTACAACCTGATGCAGCGCAGCCACTTTCACGCCATGGTCGGTGACCAGGGGCGGGTGGCTTCCACTGAAGTGATCTCTGCACGGCTGCAACCGGCGTCGGCGGCGGTGTGTGCGTGGTTGCAGTTGCCGGCGTTGTCCCGCGTGATCCAGATCTGCCGGGGCCGGCGGATTGATGGGCGTTTGGTGTTGTATGTGGAGCACTACCTGAACCCGCAGTATTTTCCGGGCATTCTGGACTGCGACCTGAACCAGTCGATGACCGAGCTGTATGCGCGCAAGTACGACTTGCACTATGGGCGGGTGCGTTTCGAGATTGTGCCGACGTCATTGCCGGTAGAGGCTGCCGCTGCGTTGCGTGTGTCGGTGGGCAGCCCGGGCTTGCGGATAGCCCGGGTCAATTATGACCAGCACCAGAGGCTGATCGATTGCGACCTGGAGTTCTGGCGGCATGATGCCATCCATGTCGGCGTGGATGTGGTGTGACATTCAGGCGGGGACTGATTCAACTGACGCACAGCGATCTAAGTGTGGGAGCTGCGATAGCATCAACTTGACCTGTCTGGTGTACCGAGGCGCCTGCATCGCAGGCAAGCCAGCTTCCACATTTGAACCAAGCTCGACATGATGGATCGCTCACCTATGGCGTGAGTGCCTTGATCACCTGATCCACATTGGTCTCCAACTCCGTCACCGGCTCCGCACCGTCGACATTCAGTACCAACAATTTCGCTTCCCCCGCCGTCACAGCGGCCTTCACCGCTTCACTCGGCTGACGATGATGCAGCACCACCGCCACATCGTTGTCCTTCAACTCTGCGCTGAGTTTCTGCAACGCCTCAGGCGTCCAATCCGCGTCAGGCCGTGCATCGGTGCTGAGCACTTCCAGGTTCAAACTGCTGACCAGATACGCGAAGTGGTCGCTCAGGCTGACCACGCTGAGATTATCCGCCTTGGCCAGCCGCGCTTCGCTGGCGGCGCTCAGTTTGAGCAGGCGCTGCTTGAGGGCGGCAAGGTTGGCGTCGATCTTCGGCTTGGCGTCGGGGCTCAGGCGGCTCAGGTCCGCGGCCAATACATCGGCCATGCGTCCCATATTGTTACTCGACTGCCATGGCTGGCTGTTCAAGCCATCGGTGACGCCCGGCTGCACGGCGATGCCCGGCAAGCCGCCGTCCACCGGGCGTGCGGCGTCGACTTCGACGATGCGGATATTGCTGCGTCGCGCCACCGGGTACAGCGGGTCGTCGGCCCACAGCGAGCGCAGGCCAATAGTGGCGTCGGCGTCCAGCGCCAACGCGCTCAATGCCGGCGCGCCACGACCGGTGAAGTAGGACACCTGCCGCGAACCGGGCAGGTTGGCCGGGGCGGCGCGCTCCAACTGCACATCGGTGCCTTTGAGCAGCACCTCGGCCAGGCCGTAGGTGATCGGCAGCGAGGCTAGGACCTTCACCGGTTTTACGGACTTGGCCTTGCTCAGTGCGGCGTGACCCAGGCCGGGATGGATTTTGAGGGTCTTGGGTTCTGCACCATCGACAGCCAGTGCCGAAGTGCTGATCAAACAAGCGATGGCCAGGGCCAATGGACGAAAGACAGGGCGCATTATCCAAGATTCCCTTTGAGGCTGGGCACTGTACCGCGCGCGATGGCGGCCAGGGCGAAGGCGATACCGGCAACCAGAATGATCGCGGCGCCGGATGGGATCGGCAGGTCGAAGATGATCGGCAGCAGGATCCCGCACAGTGTGCTGACGGTGGCAATCACCACCGAGACCCAGAAGAACCCCTTGAGCGACTGGCTCAGCAGGCGCGCCGCTGCGGCCGGAATCACCAACAGCGCGCCTACCAGGATCGCGCCGATGACCTTGACCGCCGCGACGGTGATCAGTGTCACCAGAATCACAAACAAGTAATCCAGGGTCTTCACCGCCACCCCGCGCACTGCCGCCAGTTGCGGGTTAAAGCTGGCCAGCATGATGCGGTTGTACAGCGGCAAGGCCAGGGCCATCACCAACGAGCCGACAATCGCCAGCACCAGCAGGTCATTGCCATTGACCGTCAGCACCGAGCCAAACAGCACGTTCTCCAGAATATGCACGTTGATCTTGCCGGCGAGGATCAGCAACAGGCTCGCGCCCAATGCCAGTGACACCGACAGGAACACACCGATCAAGGTATCCGGCGCCAGGCCGGTGCGGTTGCGCAGGTAGTTGAGCAGGATGCCGAACAGCAGGCAGTAGCCGAACAGGCTGCCATAGGGCCCGGTGTAGGGTTCGCCCAGCAGAATACCCACGGCCACGCCGGTCAGCGCGGCATGGCCG
Encoded proteins:
- a CDS encoding UTRA domain-containing protein; this encodes MRDEAIKAVTSIGLALQEQIDHGLLPPASKLPAERKLSELFGTTRITVREALLQLEAQGQIYREERRGWFVSPPRLAYNLMQRSHFHAMVGDQGRVASTEVISARLQPASAAVCAWLQLPALSRVIQICRGRRIDGRLVLYVEHYLNPQYFPGILDCDLNQSMTELYARKYDLHYGRVRFEIVPTSLPVEAAAALRVSVGSPGLRIARVNYDQHQRLIDCDLEFWRHDAIHVGVDVV
- a CDS encoding metal ABC transporter substrate-binding protein translates to MRPVFRPLALAIACLISTSALAVDGAEPKTLKIHPGLGHAALSKAKSVKPVKVLASLPITYGLAEVLLKGTDVQLERAAPANLPGSRQVSYFTGRGAPALSALALDADATIGLRSLWADDPLYPVARRSNIRIVEVDAARPVDGGLPGIAVQPGVTDGLNSQPWQSSNNMGRMADVLAADLSRLSPDAKPKIDANLAALKQRLLKLSAASEARLAKADNLSVVSLSDHFAYLVSSLNLEVLSTDARPDADWTPEALQKLSAELKDNDVAVVLHHRQPSEAVKAAVTAGEAKLLVLNVDGAEPVTELETNVDQVIKALTP
- a CDS encoding metal ABC transporter permease yields the protein MSYEAFRLMVQGWASSGYLPEALAYGFVVNALLAGLLIGPVLGGLGTLVVVKRFAFFSEAVGHAALTGVAVGILLGEPYTGPYGSLFGYCLLFGILLNYLRNRTGLAPDTLIGVFLSVSLALGASLLLILAGKINVHILENVLFGSVLTVNGNDLLVLAIVGSLVMALALPLYNRIMLASFNPQLAAVRGVAVKTLDYLFVILVTLITVAAVKVIGAILVGALLVIPAAAARLLSQSLKGFFWVSVVIATVSTLCGILLPIIFDLPIPSGAAIILVAGIAFALAAIARGTVPSLKGNLG